The following coding sequences lie in one Chelmon rostratus isolate fCheRos1 chromosome 2, fCheRos1.pri, whole genome shotgun sequence genomic window:
- the med20 gene encoding mediator of RNA polymerase II transcription subunit 20, whose amino-acid sequence MGVTCVCQVPVAEGKSVQQTVDILHKKLEQLSAVKQGSFCVDCETYHATGNASGQPSKLLYVMHNSETPLSCLALFEGGPCLIADANFDVLMVKLKSHFQNAKGHKVECRGSRYRYCDFLIKVGTVTMSSSARGISVEVEYCPCVVPGDCWNLMKEFMQSFLGSSVPELPSVFAAKPEGLFAPADSVDTMTQYLELFNKLRKLQIPGSNVR is encoded by the exons ATGGGGGTCACTTG TGTGTGCCAGGTGCCGGTGGCTGAGGGGAAGAGTGTGCAGCAGACAGTGGACATCCTGCACAAGAAGCTGGAGCAGCTGAGCGCTGTGAAGCAGGGCAGCTTCTGTGTAGACTGTGAGACATACCATGCGACGGGAAATGCCAGCG GCCAGCCCTCCAAACTCTTATACGTGATGCACAACTCTGAAACGCCCCTTAGCTGCCTGGCTCTGTTTGAAGGTGGACCCTGCCTGATAGCCGACGCAAACTTTGATGTTCTCATGGTGAAGCTAAAAAGCCACTTCCAAAACGCCAAGGGGCACAAGGTGGAGTGTCGTGGTTCTAGATACCGCTACTGTGACTTCTTGATAAAAGTCGGCACTGTGACAATGAGCTCCAGTGCCCGAGGGATTTCAGTAGAG gtGGAGTACTGTCCCTGTGTGGTTCCAGGGGACTGCTGGAATCTCATGAAGGAGTTCATGCAGTCTTTTCTCGGCTCCAGTGTCCCTGAACTGCCGTCTGTGTTTGCTGCCAAGCCCGAAGGACTCTTCGCACCAGCCGACTCCGTTGACACCATGACTCAGTACCTGGAGTTGTTCAACAAACTACGTAAACTTCAAATCCCAGGAAGTAATGTGCGTTGA